A window from Chitinophaga filiformis encodes these proteins:
- a CDS encoding RagB/SusD family nutrient uptake outer membrane protein, giving the protein MKKNISMILGFAAVLATSACNKDFLNQTDPNSQTVGNYFQTENDVLLAVNGVYQALRSNNALGEGSGLFSEERSDNTGRNDNQSNAGEPFQFGDFSLLPSNTYLKSHWVDMYQVISRANLVLSNIDKVTFASEDTKKGYAAEAKFLRALVYFHMVRKWGDVPLVTKQLSLDEVRANTFRSKDTAVYSQIVADLLDVVNSPLPDFQTGANIGRVSKAAGNALLGQVYLTMATTIANGKRDENLAKAKQYLMACYDMRKFGALKDIPYTDVFSVDKKSTCPELILQIVYKQGDATYSSGIAANNQANGETINSQKTASGVGGNVTADLINEYEANDLRKDFSVHFANASNVKDWYITKFRDVSDAAGKNGYGGNDFILIRYADVILMLAEVNMYLGDNATAVQFLDMVRERAGMPAYATAMQDAAYSAKFPTLKLAILHERRIELAFENHRWFDLLRAFSTQELVDYFHAKDQASFGIAKLSNFTTKDRYYPIPFDEYKLDPVKMYQNTGY; this is encoded by the coding sequence ATGAAGAAGAACATATCAATGATACTGGGTTTTGCCGCTGTGCTGGCAACATCCGCCTGTAACAAGGATTTCCTGAACCAGACAGACCCTAACAGTCAGACGGTAGGCAATTATTTCCAGACAGAGAACGATGTACTGCTGGCCGTGAACGGTGTGTACCAGGCCCTGAGAAGCAACAACGCACTCGGTGAAGGCAGCGGATTATTTTCGGAAGAACGCTCTGACAATACCGGCCGTAACGACAACCAGTCGAACGCCGGCGAGCCTTTCCAGTTTGGCGATTTCTCCCTGCTGCCGAGCAATACCTACCTGAAGTCCCACTGGGTGGATATGTACCAGGTGATCTCCCGGGCCAACCTGGTATTGTCCAATATCGACAAAGTGACGTTTGCCAGCGAGGATACGAAGAAAGGGTATGCTGCAGAAGCGAAGTTCCTGCGTGCACTGGTCTATTTCCACATGGTGCGTAAATGGGGGGATGTGCCTTTGGTAACAAAACAACTGAGCCTGGATGAGGTAAGGGCAAATACTTTCCGTTCAAAAGATACCGCCGTGTACAGCCAGATCGTAGCCGATCTGCTGGATGTGGTGAACAGCCCTCTGCCCGATTTCCAGACGGGCGCTAATATCGGGAGGGTGTCAAAGGCCGCAGGCAACGCATTGCTGGGACAGGTATACCTGACCATGGCAACTACCATCGCCAATGGTAAGCGCGATGAAAACCTGGCCAAGGCAAAACAGTACCTGATGGCTTGTTACGACATGCGTAAGTTTGGCGCACTGAAAGACATCCCTTACACTGATGTTTTCAGTGTAGACAAGAAAAGCACCTGTCCTGAGCTGATCCTGCAGATCGTGTACAAACAGGGTGATGCCACTTACTCGTCCGGTATAGCCGCCAATAACCAGGCGAACGGCGAAACCATCAACTCACAAAAAACAGCCAGTGGCGTGGGCGGTAATGTAACTGCTGACCTGATCAACGAATATGAGGCCAATGACCTGAGAAAGGATTTCTCGGTGCACTTCGCCAATGCCAGCAACGTAAAAGACTGGTATATCACCAAATTCCGTGATGTCAGCGATGCGGCAGGCAAGAATGGCTATGGCGGTAACGACTTCATCCTGATCCGTTATGCAGATGTTATCCTGATGCTGGCGGAGGTGAACATGTACCTGGGCGATAATGCGACGGCTGTTCAATTCCTGGATATGGTGCGTGAAAGGGCTGGTATGCCGGCTTATGCCACTGCCATGCAGGATGCGGCATATAGTGCAAAATTCCCTACGCTGAAACTGGCCATCCTGCACGAGCGCCGCATAGAGCTGGCTTTCGAGAATCACCGCTGGTTTGATCTGCTACGCGCCTTCAGCACCCAGGAGCTGGTGGATTATTTCCATGCAAAAGACCAGGCGTCCTTTGGTATTGCGAAGCTGAGCAATTTCACAACGAAAGACCGGTATTATCCGATCCCGTTTGACGAGTACAAACTTGATCCTGTAAAAATGTATCAGAATACAGGATATTAA
- a CDS encoding chemotaxis protein CheB: MHVGRQQPLFCIGIGCSAGGLEPTCAFFQQVVEKTGAAFVVIPHLSREHRSRFSSILEKFTNMPVHKVEDDIKLETDHVYVLAEDRMMIVEDGYLKVRRRYSREVINKSIDIFFKSMAKAYRENGIGVILSGMGNDGIEGIKVIEDYHGLVIVQDPDTTDFNILPQGAINKDDPHAILPPADIARFLLRHLKIDNSVN, from the coding sequence ATGCACGTAGGCAGGCAACAGCCATTGTTTTGTATCGGAATCGGCTGTTCCGCCGGTGGCCTGGAACCGACATGTGCGTTTTTTCAACAGGTTGTGGAAAAAACAGGTGCTGCATTTGTCGTGATTCCCCACCTTAGCAGGGAGCATAGGAGTAGATTCAGCTCTATTTTAGAAAAGTTTACGAATATGCCGGTACATAAGGTAGAAGACGATATAAAACTGGAAACAGATCATGTCTATGTACTTGCGGAAGACAGGATGATGATTGTGGAAGACGGTTATTTGAAAGTGCGGCGGCGTTATTCCAGGGAGGTCATTAACAAGTCGATCGACATTTTCTTTAAGTCCATGGCGAAAGCCTACCGGGAAAATGGCATCGGGGTGATATTGTCAGGTATGGGCAATGATGGTATTGAAGGTATTAAAGTAATTGAGGATTATCATGGGCTGGTCATTGTCCAGGACCCGGATACGACCGATTTTAATATCCTGCCGCAGGGCGCTATTAACAAGGACGACCCGCATGCGATCCTGCCACCGGCAGACATTGCACGTTTCCTGTTAAGGCACCTGAAGATCGATAACAGCGTAAATTGA
- a CDS encoding CocE/NonD family hydrolase, giving the protein MRKCLLFISLTLFIFPCSPLSAQTKQYITDSSLQVPLKDGTILSCMLVYQKDAKWPLPAVLRISCYPMGNDTARAQFVADSGYAGVFVYNRGKLHSGGSFYPLENDAADNYEIIDWVSKQAWCNGKVGMYGGSYLGFAQWAAMKKVHPALKTIVPQVAVGPGIDYPNPGGIFLTYCLQWLKLVRNNRYMDMATFTNQQKWKDLNTEYLLRGLPFNKLDSLEGSGMDTVFQRWITHPGYDDFWQRMTPTAEEFSRIGIPILTTTGFFDDDQRGAMHYYNMHNRYGPKDGVNRHYLFIGPFDHAGGQGGPRRNFIPPYHIDTVAMVDQRQLVLDWFSYTLKGGKKPAFLQDRIAVFAMGENKWHYFPSIEKMNRDTLSFYLPAKSGETLHTKKRNGRPLVFSYDAADPVDDTILIYDGASSIISEAVFRKKYLLTFSTAPLKEDMIMNGSVTADLWLSSGTPDADIMISWWEIDAEGKKWPLSHTVQRLSLSIDKTTPVYWKEHEVHHITLDDTPWICKQLKKGSRIVMTISPASNLYWQKNYGAAKDVSQQTLLDTLLQELKFYPESYFSVPVM; this is encoded by the coding sequence ATGCGTAAATGTTTGCTGTTCATCTCCTTAACCCTTTTTATCTTTCCTTGTAGCCCACTTTCCGCACAAACGAAGCAGTATATCACTGACAGCAGTTTACAGGTCCCTTTAAAGGATGGTACGATACTGAGCTGTATGCTGGTGTACCAGAAGGATGCTAAATGGCCTTTACCGGCTGTTTTAAGGATCAGTTGTTACCCGATGGGCAATGATACTGCCCGGGCACAGTTCGTGGCAGATAGCGGCTATGCAGGCGTTTTTGTGTATAACCGGGGAAAGCTCCATTCGGGGGGAAGTTTTTATCCTTTGGAGAATGACGCGGCAGATAATTACGAGATCATCGACTGGGTCAGTAAACAGGCCTGGTGTAACGGGAAGGTAGGTATGTACGGCGGCTCTTACCTGGGATTTGCACAATGGGCTGCGATGAAAAAGGTACATCCTGCGCTGAAGACCATTGTACCACAGGTGGCGGTAGGGCCGGGTATTGATTACCCTAATCCCGGAGGTATATTTCTGACCTATTGCCTGCAATGGCTGAAGCTGGTGAGGAATAACCGTTACATGGACATGGCTACGTTCACAAATCAGCAGAAATGGAAGGATCTTAATACGGAGTACCTCTTGCGGGGACTGCCGTTCAATAAACTGGACTCCCTGGAGGGCAGCGGTATGGATACAGTTTTTCAGCGCTGGATCACGCATCCCGGATACGACGACTTCTGGCAAAGGATGACGCCTACAGCAGAGGAGTTCTCGCGGATCGGTATTCCCATCCTGACCACTACCGGTTTCTTTGACGACGATCAGCGGGGCGCTATGCATTATTACAATATGCATAACCGGTATGGCCCTAAGGATGGGGTGAACCGGCACTATCTTTTTATCGGGCCCTTTGACCATGCCGGCGGACAGGGTGGGCCGCGGAGGAATTTTATTCCACCTTACCATATCGATACGGTGGCCATGGTGGATCAGCGGCAGCTGGTGCTGGACTGGTTCAGCTACACGCTGAAAGGGGGGAAGAAACCTGCATTCCTGCAGGACAGGATCGCGGTATTTGCGATGGGAGAGAACAAGTGGCATTATTTTCCTTCGATAGAGAAAATGAACAGGGACACCCTCTCGTTCTATTTGCCCGCGAAGTCGGGTGAGACTTTACACACAAAGAAAAGAAATGGTAGGCCGCTGGTATTCTCTTATGATGCTGCAGATCCTGTTGACGATACGATCCTGATCTATGACGGCGCCAGTTCCATCATCTCTGAAGCCGTTTTCAGAAAGAAATACCTGCTCACTTTCAGTACCGCGCCTTTGAAAGAGGATATGATCATGAACGGATCGGTTACCGCCGATCTTTGGTTGTCGTCAGGTACGCCCGATGCAGATATCATGATCAGTTGGTGGGAAATTGATGCGGAAGGGAAAAAATGGCCGCTATCGCATACTGTGCAACGCTTGTCTTTAAGTATCGATAAAACAACACCTGTTTACTGGAAGGAACATGAAGTACATCACATCACACTGGATGATACTCCCTGGATCTGTAAACAGCTGAAAAAGGGCAGTCGTATCGTGATGACCATCAGCCCTGCGTCAAACCTGTACTGGCAAAAGAATTACGGGGCCGCAAAGGATGTGAGTCAACAGACCCTGCTGGATACATTACTGCAGGAACTGAAATTTTATCCTGAGTCCTATTTCAGTGTACCTGTCATGTAG
- a CDS encoding CheR family methyltransferase yields MLDTHTEGELNRRRSGSAPNAALKSILAILSESSGVDFLQYKLSTITRRLQRRMSLVNVQGFEEYLTFIKENEDEQNIVYADLLIHVSSFFRDESSFEYLLRYVLPQVVRQARDKEEQVRIWVAGCATGEEAYSIAICLYELIGDEHFSNKVKIFATDLSEAVIATARKAVYTKTQVAGVSAARLVKFFTEREQGYEISATIRDACVFACHNMLTDPPFANLHLISCRNVLIYMQPVLQKKMLSIFNYALTDRGFLWLGKSETNRSPDLFDMPSKKTKIYLKKNVDKWTLRNAFPTNKKIKHMTPSFDQERDGNIDAQKAADSIILSMYAPSAVLLNEKFDIIEFRGVTMQFFEHGPGKASLNILKLAHRDLVHSLRSALSHAQSARRNVRKEGLTIATGGTTLNVSFEVVPISNLHESYYLVIFNHQQQQDLNGELTAVRKPEVPETTDEKNLRILQLEKEVQRYKEELRAVAEAYEATNEELQSANEELKSLNEELEVSQEELQVINDELSTRNNDLVERNNQLNNARLYAESIVNTVHESLLILDTNIRVVSANASFYRTFKMERKETEGKLLYELGNKQWNTSELRSLMENLMTSRTPFANYELTYKASANGLRTIKMNGQLITSQDLREELILIAIEDITEVREARERIARKQEIVRTNEERLRLALDGTRTGTWDFNPLSRELLLSDKSRELFGITSTAPMEFDSFIKAIHPADAPAVQARITAALAGKDKGYINIDFRINLADDKVTWISCKAQVFYDENGTAVRVLGVVTDITESKQFEKHLQEVNNKLNFAMQTGRLGSWELEVPTGIMHCNEQFRSNFGLSSQTQLTYEKLLSLILPEDVRRADEALQYALNNRLLYVEEYRVKWPDNSIHWIAATGQGVYDEEGTAKRVIGVALDITERKQAQLHLQQSEAYFRMIADTAPAMIWIAEKDGSFSFFNKAWQKYTGRTHDQNKDNGWYDIMHPEDTDKWKISFSRSSRDRKNFYAEFRLKRYDGTYHWLACSGIPRFNSQDEFVGFIGACTDIDDQKMVEDALERKVRERTIALEDANANLSKRNHELEQFVFITSHDLQEPLRKIRLFADMLESVKPGTSKIDTALYLRKVKQSAIRMSDLIRDLISYSRLELGENAFLPVDLNQIVTNVIEDFELLIRDKNAVIEVDELPVIDAVPLQMNQLFYNLIGNALKFSGTEGDSRVTITSNKISDAELNDLPSLPVGPTYYRIVVADNGIGFNQAYADKLFVIFQRLNQKEKFEGTGIGLALCRKIMDIHNGDIQAFGVEHQGAAFHIIIPETQQ; encoded by the coding sequence ATGTTGGATACACATACTGAAGGTGAGTTGAACAGGAGGCGATCTGGTTCCGCACCCAATGCTGCATTGAAAAGTATTTTAGCGATCCTGTCGGAATCTTCGGGTGTTGACTTCCTGCAATATAAGCTTTCCACTATTACGAGGAGGCTCCAGCGGAGAATGTCGCTTGTAAATGTCCAGGGGTTTGAGGAATATCTTACGTTCATAAAAGAGAATGAAGACGAACAAAATATTGTTTATGCGGATCTGCTGATCCACGTCTCTTCCTTTTTCCGTGATGAAAGCAGCTTTGAATACCTGTTGAGGTATGTACTACCGCAGGTAGTAAGGCAGGCGCGTGATAAGGAAGAGCAGGTGCGCATATGGGTAGCGGGATGCGCTACGGGGGAAGAAGCCTATTCCATCGCCATCTGTCTGTATGAATTAATAGGAGATGAACACTTCTCCAATAAGGTGAAGATCTTTGCAACAGACCTTTCCGAAGCCGTTATTGCCACAGCGCGCAAAGCCGTTTATACAAAGACACAAGTAGCGGGTGTATCCGCAGCACGGCTGGTGAAATTTTTTACGGAAAGGGAACAGGGTTACGAAATATCTGCTACTATCAGGGATGCATGCGTGTTTGCCTGTCACAATATGTTGACAGATCCTCCCTTTGCAAACCTGCATCTCATCAGCTGCCGTAACGTGCTTATTTACATGCAACCGGTACTGCAGAAGAAAATGCTGAGCATATTTAATTATGCGCTGACAGACCGTGGTTTTCTGTGGCTGGGCAAGTCGGAGACCAACAGATCGCCCGACCTCTTTGATATGCCGTCAAAGAAAACGAAGATCTACCTTAAGAAAAACGTAGATAAATGGACGCTGAGAAATGCGTTTCCAACTAATAAAAAAATAAAGCATATGACACCAAGCTTTGATCAGGAGAGGGATGGGAATATTGATGCTCAGAAGGCGGCCGACAGTATCATACTTTCTATGTATGCACCGTCTGCTGTGCTGCTCAATGAAAAATTCGATATCATTGAATTCAGAGGTGTTACCATGCAGTTTTTCGAACACGGGCCTGGTAAAGCCAGTCTGAACATTCTGAAGCTTGCTCACAGGGACCTGGTACATAGTCTCAGGAGCGCGCTCAGTCATGCGCAGTCCGCCAGAAGAAATGTCAGAAAAGAAGGCCTTACCATCGCAACGGGAGGGACAACGCTCAATGTATCATTCGAAGTAGTACCTATCAGCAATCTGCATGAGAGCTATTACCTGGTGATCTTCAATCATCAGCAACAGCAGGACCTGAACGGAGAGCTTACTGCTGTGAGAAAACCGGAAGTACCTGAAACTACCGATGAAAAGAACCTGCGTATTTTGCAGCTGGAAAAAGAAGTGCAGCGCTATAAAGAAGAACTGCGTGCTGTTGCGGAGGCGTATGAAGCGACCAATGAAGAACTGCAGTCTGCCAATGAGGAGCTGAAAAGCCTGAATGAGGAACTGGAAGTATCGCAGGAAGAGCTGCAGGTCATCAATGACGAACTCAGCACCCGCAATAACGACCTGGTGGAAAGAAATAATCAGTTGAACAATGCGAGGTTGTATGCAGAATCCATTGTCAACACCGTACATGAATCCCTGTTGATCCTCGATACGAATATCCGCGTAGTCAGCGCCAATGCCTCCTTCTATCGTACCTTCAAGATGGAGCGGAAAGAGACGGAAGGAAAACTGCTCTATGAACTGGGAAACAAGCAATGGAACACTTCCGAGCTGCGTTCGCTGATGGAAAACCTGATGACCTCCAGGACGCCCTTCGCCAATTATGAACTGACTTATAAGGCTTCCGCCAACGGATTGCGGACCATCAAGATGAACGGTCAGCTGATCACTTCTCAGGACCTGCGGGAAGAGCTGATCCTGATTGCCATAGAAGATATCACCGAAGTAAGGGAGGCCAGGGAACGCATTGCCCGTAAACAGGAAATAGTGCGTACCAACGAGGAAAGGCTTCGCCTGGCGCTGGATGGTACCCGTACAGGCACCTGGGATTTTAATCCGCTTTCCCGGGAGTTGTTATTGTCTGACAAAAGCCGGGAGCTCTTTGGCATCACTTCCACGGCGCCAATGGAATTTGACAGTTTTATCAAAGCGATTCATCCCGCCGATGCGCCGGCAGTACAGGCGCGCATCACTGCAGCCCTGGCAGGCAAAGACAAGGGATATATCAATATTGACTTCCGGATCAACCTTGCCGACGACAAAGTGACCTGGATATCGTGCAAGGCACAGGTATTCTACGACGAGAACGGAACAGCGGTGCGTGTACTTGGCGTGGTAACAGACATCACGGAGAGCAAGCAGTTTGAAAAACACCTGCAGGAGGTGAACAACAAACTGAATTTCGCCATGCAGACGGGCAGACTGGGCTCCTGGGAACTGGAAGTACCTACCGGTATCATGCATTGTAATGAGCAGTTCCGGAGCAATTTCGGATTATCGTCACAGACCCAGCTCACATACGAAAAACTATTGTCGCTCATACTGCCGGAAGATGTACGCCGGGCGGATGAAGCGTTGCAGTATGCGCTGAACAACCGACTACTTTACGTCGAGGAATACCGGGTTAAATGGCCGGACAATTCCATCCACTGGATAGCGGCCACCGGACAAGGCGTCTATGATGAAGAGGGAACCGCAAAAAGGGTGATAGGTGTAGCGCTCGATATCACAGAAAGAAAACAGGCCCAGTTACATTTGCAGCAAAGTGAGGCCTATTTCCGTATGATTGCCGATACCGCGCCGGCAATGATCTGGATCGCAGAAAAGGACGGATCCTTCTCTTTCTTTAATAAGGCCTGGCAAAAGTATACAGGACGTACGCACGATCAGAATAAGGACAATGGCTGGTATGACATCATGCATCCGGAAGATACCGATAAATGGAAGATCAGTTTCAGCCGTTCATCCCGCGACAGGAAGAACTTTTATGCAGAGTTCCGCCTGAAACGATATGATGGCACCTACCACTGGCTGGCCTGTTCGGGTATACCGCGCTTCAATTCACAAGATGAATTTGTAGGTTTTATCGGGGCCTGTACAGATATCGACGATCAGAAGATGGTGGAAGACGCGCTGGAAAGGAAGGTCAGGGAAAGGACCATTGCCCTGGAAGACGCTAATGCCAACCTCTCCAAGCGGAACCATGAACTGGAGCAGTTTGTTTTCATCACTTCCCACGATCTCCAGGAACCATTACGTAAGATCCGCCTGTTTGCCGACATGCTGGAAAGCGTGAAGCCCGGTACGAGCAAGATCGATACGGCGCTCTACCTGCGCAAGGTAAAGCAGTCGGCCATACGTATGTCAGACCTGATCAGGGACCTGATCTCCTATTCCCGCCTGGAGCTGGGGGAAAATGCGTTCCTGCCCGTGGATCTCAACCAGATAGTAACCAACGTGATAGAAGATTTTGAACTGCTGATCAGGGATAAGAACGCCGTGATAGAAGTGGATGAACTGCCGGTGATAGATGCCGTGCCATTGCAGATGAACCAGTTATTCTATAACCTGATCGGCAATGCACTGAAATTTTCCGGTACGGAAGGCGACAGCCGGGTAACGATCACGTCCAATAAGATCTCGGATGCCGAACTGAATGACCTGCCTTCATTACCGGTAGGCCCTACTTATTACCGGATCGTCGTGGCCGATAACGGCATCGGGTTCAACCAGGCCTATGCAGATAAGCTGTTTGTGATATTCCAGCGACTGAACCAGAAGGAGAAGTTCGAGGGAACCGGTATCGGTCTGGCGCTTTGCCGGAAGATCATGGACATCCATAACGGTGATATCCAGGCATTCGGGGTAGAGCACCAGGGAGCGGCGTTCCACATTATCATTCCGGAAACGCAACAGTAG
- a CDS encoding phospholipid scramblase family protein → MGQTKLPEFFHCDDYFIDEKVGLLKFANAYKVFNQDGQQIGNIRQEVPLLHKFLRLLLDKRIFPFTLNIVDTNEQVVASIHRGWTFWMSKIEIRDMNGVVVGGIKQKFKFMKPLFHILDANGAVLAEIKGDWKAWNFKIVDTAERELGAITKKWAGAFKEVFTTADKYRVTIAKECPEDINKMAIVAGAITIDMVLKESK, encoded by the coding sequence ATGGGACAAACCAAATTACCTGAATTCTTCCACTGTGATGATTATTTTATTGACGAGAAGGTGGGCTTGTTGAAATTTGCGAATGCATATAAAGTATTTAACCAGGATGGTCAGCAGATCGGGAACATCCGCCAGGAAGTGCCCCTGTTGCATAAATTCCTGCGGCTCCTGCTGGATAAAAGGATCTTCCCGTTCACACTGAATATAGTGGATACAAATGAGCAGGTGGTAGCTTCTATTCACCGTGGCTGGACATTCTGGATGTCGAAGATTGAGATCCGCGACATGAACGGTGTTGTAGTAGGCGGCATCAAACAGAAGTTCAAATTTATGAAACCACTGTTCCACATCCTGGATGCCAATGGCGCTGTGCTGGCAGAGATCAAGGGCGACTGGAAAGCCTGGAATTTCAAGATCGTGGATACTGCTGAAAGGGAATTGGGCGCTATCACCAAGAAATGGGCAGGCGCTTTCAAGGAAGTATTCACTACGGCAGATAAATACCGCGTTACCATAGCGAAGGAGTGCCCGGAAGATATCAATAAGATGGCGATCGTAGCGGGGGCTATCACTATTGATATGGTGCTGAAGGAATCCAAGTAA
- a CDS encoding carbohydrate-binding protein — MRPILCLFFIIVQMIARGQTATAPPSTDPPPAGTVAPAGPVKKGNFETEFKMKSGSYLGFGQVNLGMGEIGFKVVVFCQNKEKKNGRLEFRIDRPKGKKSRRIGTLKIPFTGDTTYALKLTGNPKYSYGIHDLYLVAKGNPFSITSITFVQDY; from the coding sequence ATGAGGCCTATCCTATGTCTTTTTTTCATTATTGTGCAGATGATTGCCCGGGGACAGACGGCAACTGCACCTCCGTCTACAGATCCGCCTCCGGCGGGCACCGTAGCTCCGGCAGGCCCAGTGAAAAAAGGCAATTTTGAAACAGAATTTAAAATGAAATCGGGCAGTTACCTGGGCTTCGGGCAGGTGAATCTCGGCATGGGGGAAATCGGGTTCAAGGTAGTGGTGTTCTGCCAGAATAAGGAGAAGAAGAACGGCCGTCTTGAATTCCGCATTGACCGTCCCAAAGGAAAGAAAAGCAGGCGTATCGGTACGCTGAAGATCCCTTTTACGGGAGATACGACCTATGCACTAAAGTTAACCGGCAACCCTAAATACTCCTATGGGATACACGACCTTTATCTTGTAGCGAAAGGTAATCCCTTCAGTATAACTTCCATCACTTTTGTGCAGGATTATTGA
- a CDS encoding IS3 family transposase, with translation MGNVCGLFGKSRQAFYKRKNSDHQFGLEMAIVLDKAEQIRASQKRLGARKLHRMLSQTLQHHKIKLGRDRFFNLLAENGMLVRKRKRKKIRTTDSNHPFKKYPNLIKELKLSQANQVWVSDITYLPLVGSRFCYLSLITDAYSRKIVGYCLHPSLEAEGPIEALKMALSDIKNPIKYSLIHHSDRGSQYCSKNYIELLNDSHVGISMAEKGNPYENAIAERVNGILKLEFGLDRLFKNYEAAAAIVAETIRIYNEQRPHTSCDYLTPNQAHTKQGELVRRWRTKKKDGPKSGLTADTVNLIQD, from the coding sequence TTGGGTAATGTTTGCGGACTGTTTGGTAAAAGCAGACAAGCTTTTTATAAGCGGAAAAACAGCGATCATCAATTTGGCCTGGAAATGGCCATCGTTCTTGACAAAGCGGAGCAAATCAGAGCTTCACAAAAGCGACTGGGCGCCAGAAAACTTCATAGAATGCTTTCACAAACTCTTCAACATCATAAAATTAAATTAGGCAGGGATCGATTTTTCAATCTGTTGGCTGAAAATGGAATGCTTGTCCGTAAAAGAAAACGTAAGAAAATACGGACTACCGATTCTAATCATCCCTTCAAAAAATATCCTAATCTGATTAAAGAGCTGAAGCTTAGTCAGGCTAACCAGGTGTGGGTTAGTGATATTACTTACCTTCCTTTGGTAGGCTCCCGGTTCTGTTATTTGAGCCTGATAACTGATGCTTATTCAAGAAAAATCGTCGGTTATTGCTTACATCCATCACTGGAGGCCGAAGGGCCTATTGAGGCCTTAAAAATGGCTTTATCGGATATAAAGAATCCCATCAAATATAGCCTGATTCACCACTCTGACAGAGGGTCACAATATTGTAGTAAAAACTACATAGAATTACTTAATGATAGTCACGTCGGCATTAGTATGGCCGAGAAGGGCAACCCGTATGAAAATGCCATTGCTGAGCGAGTAAATGGAATATTAAAGTTAGAATTTGGCCTGGACCGGTTATTTAAAAACTATGAAGCCGCGGCTGCTATAGTAGCAGAGACTATCCGCATCTACAATGAACAAAGGCCTCATACAAGCTGCGACTATCTGACTCCGAATCAGGCACATACAAAACAAGGGGAATTAGTAAGGAGATGGCGAACCAAGAAAAAAGATGGTCCAAAATCAGGATTAACAGCAGATACTGTCAACCTGATCCAGGACTAA